A section of the Cuniculiplasma divulgatum genome encodes:
- a CDS encoding trypsin-like serine protease gives MMLSDCWYCGKEISGYVFRIAGNDCDINCANEQITRAKDLLGRLNSEIDSFVGFGLGFEKPEFFWYVFVDDPGMLQYLKDEFSAAQLGFSIYPIVIEIPNQMEPEMIPAIPDKFIMGGTSIGHLNASTTGTLGGVLRMGERKYVVSTASVLAPAGAMIGDKVVHPSRPDSPRRGVILGRLVVISRMAPNSSNDLDAAIAEIDPEILTTPRVKNIGVPSEASEPHIGMSVRKSGRTTGFTEGKILCTDVRMKRIQDGRLYYINDHFIVMGEAGNFAEPGDEGSLVMDNRNAVTGMVELAIHGMAVCSRGTVLLERFGFVPPECFEPFEDEM, from the coding sequence ATGATGTTGAGTGACTGCTGGTATTGTGGGAAGGAGATATCCGGATATGTCTTCAGGATTGCTGGAAATGACTGTGATATAAACTGTGCCAATGAACAGATAACCAGGGCCAAGGATCTTCTGGGCAGATTGAATAGCGAGATCGATTCTTTCGTTGGGTTCGGCCTTGGATTTGAGAAACCCGAGTTTTTCTGGTACGTTTTCGTTGACGATCCGGGAATGCTTCAGTACCTGAAGGATGAATTCAGTGCTGCCCAGCTTGGATTCAGCATATATCCCATTGTCATAGAGATCCCGAATCAGATGGAACCTGAAATGATACCGGCAATACCTGACAAATTCATAATGGGCGGGACATCCATCGGCCATCTGAATGCCTCCACTACCGGGACACTGGGCGGGGTACTCAGGATGGGAGAAAGGAAATATGTTGTTTCAACTGCATCAGTTCTCGCGCCTGCAGGGGCAATGATAGGGGATAAGGTTGTTCACCCTTCCAGGCCGGATTCCCCAAGAAGAGGAGTGATCCTGGGCAGGCTCGTGGTGATCTCCAGGATGGCCCCCAACTCCTCCAACGATCTGGATGCCGCCATAGCCGAAATAGACCCGGAAATACTTACAACTCCCCGCGTCAAGAATATAGGAGTGCCCAGTGAGGCCAGCGAACCACACATAGGAATGAGCGTCAGGAAAAGCGGGAGAACCACCGGATTCACTGAAGGGAAAATACTCTGCACTGATGTCAGGATGAAACGCATTCAGGACGGCAGGCTTTACTATATTAATGATCATTTCATCGTGATGGGCGAGGCGGGCAATTTCGCGGAGCCTGGGGACGAGGGATCACTGGTGATGGATAACAGGAATGCTGTTACAGGAATGGTTGAGCTTGCAATCCATGGGATGGCTGTATGTTCCAGGGGCACGGTCCTGCTTGAAAGGTTTGGCTTTGTTCCCCCTGAATGCTTTGAGCCCTTTGAAGATGAGATGTGA
- a CDS encoding helix-turn-helix domain-containing protein — MPSVKLLELGDQEAVINARKVIGPVSKKNSIEIIFLLGLRGALRFNEIKRSLKARDTKGISRALGALVSSGVVARAVYPFKPPAVEYRLTEKGEAIFRLMDEMGHF, encoded by the coding sequence ATGCCATCTGTAAAGTTACTGGAACTGGGGGATCAGGAGGCAGTTATCAATGCACGAAAGGTCATTGGACCGGTTTCAAAAAAGAACTCCATTGAGATAATTTTTCTCCTGGGCCTCAGGGGAGCTCTTCGCTTCAATGAAATCAAGAGATCACTGAAGGCAAGGGATACAAAGGGAATATCCAGGGCGCTGGGCGCACTGGTCAGCAGTGGCGTCGTGGCAAGAGCCGTGTACCCGTTCAAGCCTCCGGCTGTGGAGTACAGGCTAACAGAAAAAGGCGAAGCTATCTTCAGGCTGATGGATGAGATGGGACATTTCTGA
- a CDS encoding radical SAM protein produces the protein MGSTVVLTSDRGSFTSYSGVSTMGYVACMPARLVPRVLMNSIFTPPEETNRKGEAYFAPYALRKVEASLVASGITDVSVVSPDMLERAIDENTKIVGISVHDPLGLAPVTFKLTMIFGGGPSWTEKFFQEMGHRIAKLKKKYGFKVFAGGPAAWQLSLERPNWVDTIFSGEAELDLPDLVRKAINGDQMPRDSVGRMPKVEEIPTIIKPSRFGEVQVTRGCPRGCQFCSITPETFRSIPLSDIIKEVNLNQNAGQNSVELLTDDILLYGSKRLGVNHEAIVNLFTEVKKQGVDLIYFPHISSPGVLSSPKTVEEISHIAEYDKYRAEAPVVGLESGSERIISKYMRGKPFPWKPSDWKNVILESTPIMNDAYITPCYTMTIGYEDETEEDLQESIDLVQNIIDEKLRAWVFPLPVIPMGTSRIRNNPFPILEKLPKGYWDLLYTSWKYDLQITRIMMPEMTKKMQSRTVEIITNTMTDKIFSHIENVFLELKETKGMKARDFSRIDLNNVMGIFRSIYWIGRASMSGA, from the coding sequence ATGGGTAGCACAGTTGTTCTTACATCGGACAGAGGATCTTTCACAAGCTATTCAGGGGTATCCACCATGGGTTATGTTGCCTGCATGCCGGCAAGGCTTGTACCCCGAGTGTTGATGAACTCAATCTTCACGCCTCCCGAGGAGACGAACAGGAAGGGTGAGGCATATTTTGCTCCCTATGCCCTCAGGAAGGTTGAGGCTTCACTGGTTGCATCGGGCATAACAGACGTCAGCGTTGTCAGCCCAGACATGCTTGAAAGAGCCATTGATGAAAACACCAAGATTGTGGGGATATCCGTTCACGATCCCCTGGGACTTGCTCCCGTAACATTCAAGCTGACAATGATATTTGGCGGAGGTCCAAGCTGGACTGAGAAGTTTTTCCAGGAAATGGGCCACAGGATTGCAAAGCTGAAGAAAAAATACGGCTTCAAGGTCTTTGCAGGCGGCCCTGCAGCATGGCAATTATCCCTGGAGAGACCCAACTGGGTTGACACAATTTTTTCAGGCGAGGCGGAACTGGATCTGCCGGATCTGGTCAGGAAAGCAATAAATGGAGACCAGATGCCAAGAGACAGTGTGGGCAGGATGCCAAAGGTGGAGGAGATTCCCACCATAATAAAGCCAAGCCGGTTTGGCGAAGTGCAGGTTACCCGGGGTTGTCCAAGGGGCTGCCAGTTCTGTTCCATAACCCCGGAAACCTTCAGGTCGATTCCACTTTCCGACATAATAAAGGAGGTGAATCTGAATCAGAATGCAGGCCAGAATTCTGTTGAACTTCTGACCGATGACATCCTTCTATACGGTTCCAAGAGGCTTGGAGTTAACCATGAAGCCATTGTGAACCTGTTCACAGAGGTGAAAAAGCAGGGCGTTGACCTGATCTATTTCCCACACATATCCTCGCCAGGAGTCCTTAGCAGTCCGAAGACAGTGGAGGAGATTTCTCACATAGCTGAATACGACAAATACAGGGCAGAAGCACCGGTTGTAGGACTGGAGAGCGGCAGTGAACGTATCATTTCAAAGTATATGAGGGGAAAGCCGTTCCCCTGGAAGCCATCTGACTGGAAGAACGTTATACTTGAATCCACGCCAATAATGAACGATGCCTACATCACACCATGCTATACAATGACAATAGGCTACGAAGATGAGACAGAGGAGGACCTGCAGGAAAGTATAGACCTGGTTCAGAACATCATAGACGAGAAGTTGAGGGCATGGGTTTTCCCTCTCCCGGTCATACCCATGGGCACATCCAGGATCAGGAACAATCCATTCCCCATACTGGAGAAACTGCCAAAGGGTTACTGGGATCTCCTTTACACCTCATGGAAATATGATCTTCAGATCACAAGGATCATGATGCCGGAGATGACAAAAAAGATGCAGAGCAGGACCGTGGAGATCATAACCAACACCATGACTGACAAGATATTCAGCCACATTGAGAATGTATTCCTTGAGCTGAAGGAGACAAAGGGGATGAAGGCCAGGGACTTCAGCAGGATAGACCTCAATAACGTCATGGGCATATTCAGATCCATATACTGGATCGGCAGGGCCTCCATGTCAGGTGCCTAA
- a CDS encoding trypsin-like peptidase domain-containing protein → MEMYGSQGIADIVEHIRNSIVTVRTSRYGRDQWGRMDRIVGSGTGMIISSSGYIATNFHVVAGSSGITVITPDNEKHSARIVGYDDATDLAVIKINARNLSSCNFGDSSAIRPGQPVIAVGNALALPGGPTVSYGVVSAVGRILPWSEFITEGLVQTDAAINPGNSGGPLATVDGMVIGMNTAIVPFAQGVGFAIPSNTVKTLIQQMLEQGKVRRPWIGLSGVSTQDLAEMQEKTGLADGVMVASTVPGGPADIAGIRRGDIITEFNGKAVKSMRDLIASISELGTGNEAPAIVYRGRRHLEIAVIPDQMPPDYLQRSHGERLRPWD, encoded by the coding sequence ATGGAAATGTATGGTTCACAGGGAATTGCGGATATTGTGGAACACATCAGGAACAGCATAGTCACTGTAAGGACCTCAAGATATGGGAGAGACCAGTGGGGAAGGATGGACAGGATAGTTGGTTCCGGGACAGGGATGATAATTAGCAGCAGCGGATACATTGCCACCAACTTTCATGTGGTGGCCGGATCATCAGGAATAACTGTCATAACACCTGACAATGAGAAACACAGTGCAAGGATAGTGGGCTACGATGATGCAACTGACCTTGCTGTCATAAAGATCAATGCCCGGAACCTCAGTTCATGCAACTTCGGCGATTCGTCCGCCATCAGGCCTGGCCAGCCTGTGATTGCCGTGGGAAATGCGCTTGCACTTCCGGGAGGGCCTACCGTTTCATATGGAGTGGTAAGCGCCGTAGGCCGGATACTGCCGTGGTCCGAGTTCATCACTGAAGGGCTTGTTCAGACAGATGCTGCAATCAATCCCGGCAACAGTGGCGGACCTCTTGCCACAGTGGACGGCATGGTCATAGGAATGAATACGGCCATTGTGCCCTTCGCTCAGGGCGTTGGCTTTGCCATACCTTCCAATACAGTGAAGACGCTTATACAGCAGATGCTTGAACAGGGGAAGGTCCGCAGGCCGTGGATAGGGCTTTCCGGCGTTTCAACACAGGATCTTGCTGAAATGCAGGAAAAGACTGGACTGGCAGACGGAGTTATGGTAGCATCCACTGTACCGGGAGGACCTGCTGACATTGCGGGAATACGAAGAGGCGATATCATCACAGAATTCAACGGAAAGGCGGTAAAGAGCATGAGGGATCTCATAGCCTCCATATCAGAACTGGGAACTGGAAATGAGGCGCCTGCGATCGTATACAGGGGAAGAAGGCACCTGGAAATTGCAGTTATCCCGGATCAGATGCCGCCAGACTACCTGCAGAGGTCCCACGGCGAAAGGCTCAGGCCATGGGACTGA
- a CDS encoding MFS transporter, translating into MEISNQSPTRVNAWSVYPSAIAGWIMDAFNLSMMFLLVPVIANQFFPANDGLAIIGTWSIYTTTFIFRPVGGLIFGRLGDRIGRKNTMTITLLGLGLITFATGFLPVYAIVGIAAPLLLFFFRIITGIFAGGEYGNGSSILMESVKGAKRGIWGAAIQSGYPLGYTLAAIIFLYLHYVFPGTGFTITAWRWMFWIGIVPAVIGLVIRLKMPESAMWLDTRNKAKQVSMGTLFKNKRLVYEIIMGILAMTGIAWVYGLTLGFFPTVLSVNGFLKFPYFIYVVITAILVSLVGYVLSGYLSDIIGRRMIMIIFSVLAIIAAIPMTFLIMRHDLGFTGSLIFASVIAFLTTGIYGVIPAFLSEKYPTEVRSTGTGLGFNGGFILGNWSTVFLLLIVSFAAATFFEWWGIFVIIGELFILVSALLSRETRGANLSEIKL; encoded by the coding sequence ATGGAAATTTCAAATCAATCGCCAACAAGAGTCAACGCGTGGTCAGTATACCCCAGCGCCATAGCCGGTTGGATAATGGACGCATTCAATCTCAGCATGATGTTCCTGCTGGTACCTGTAATTGCAAACCAGTTCTTCCCTGCAAATGATGGGCTTGCAATAATAGGGACGTGGAGCATCTACACGACAACATTCATTTTCAGGCCAGTGGGAGGCCTGATATTTGGAAGGCTTGGAGATCGAATAGGCCGCAAAAATACAATGACTATCACGCTTCTTGGACTTGGTCTTATAACATTTGCCACTGGTTTCCTGCCGGTGTATGCCATTGTTGGAATAGCTGCCCCGCTGTTGCTTTTCTTTTTCAGGATAATCACGGGAATATTTGCAGGGGGAGAATACGGAAATGGTTCATCCATCTTGATGGAGTCCGTGAAAGGAGCGAAACGCGGCATCTGGGGCGCTGCAATTCAGAGCGGATATCCCCTGGGATATACTCTTGCTGCAATCATTTTCCTGTACCTCCATTATGTATTTCCCGGAACCGGGTTTACTATTACAGCATGGCGCTGGATGTTCTGGATAGGCATAGTGCCAGCAGTCATAGGGCTTGTAATCCGTCTAAAAATGCCTGAATCAGCCATGTGGCTTGATACCAGGAACAAGGCGAAGCAGGTCTCCATGGGAACTCTGTTCAAAAACAAGAGGCTTGTGTACGAGATTATCATGGGAATTCTTGCCATGACCGGGATAGCCTGGGTCTATGGCCTCACGCTTGGATTCTTCCCCACAGTGCTTTCCGTTAACGGCTTCCTGAAGTTTCCGTATTTCATATATGTGGTGATCACAGCCATCCTGGTTTCACTGGTAGGTTACGTGCTGTCAGGTTATTTGAGTGACATCATTGGCCGGCGCATGATCATGATAATATTCTCGGTGCTGGCCATAATTGCTGCGATACCTATGACATTCCTCATCATGAGGCATGACCTGGGTTTTACAGGATCACTGATATTTGCCAGCGTCATAGCATTCCTGACCACCGGGATTTATGGGGTAATACCAGCCTTCCTCAGTGAAAAATATCCAACTGAAGTAAGAAGCACAGGAACTGGCCTTGGCTTCAATGGAGGTTTCATCCTGGGAAACTGGAGCACAGTCTTCCTGCTGCTCATAGTCAGTTTTGCTGCAGCCACTTTTTTTGAATGGTGGGGGATTTTTGTGATTATTGGCGAGCTGTTCATCCTTGTTTCAGCACTCCTGTCCAGGGAGACGCGGGGAGCAAATCTTTCGGAAATAAAACTCTAA
- a CDS encoding acetamidase/formamidase family protein: MIKIDGHLKGNLHMNWSPGLKPVAEIDPGSTVQVDIPDSSTLQIRENFTTEDLRNVDGSLLDAAVGPIYVKGSEPGDVLEVSIEKLDVASWGWTMVSWDFGFIKHRFRDRLLIWDIDREEATARGDFLNGIRIPVSPFLGIIGTAPSTGKHGMIPPQYFGGNMDNRLLGQGSKVYLPVSVPGALLSVADPHAAQGDGEVCGTAIETMATARLKVNLMKGSSISAPRAFSNDRGLGPVVVTMGISPDIHTACSDAIENMIEELQTYGFTDEEAYALCSVTGNLRISEVVDEPNYVVSMLVPKEIARQRLA; the protein is encoded by the coding sequence ATGATAAAAATTGACGGCCATCTTAAAGGCAACCTGCACATGAACTGGAGCCCCGGACTGAAACCTGTGGCAGAAATAGACCCGGGCAGCACAGTGCAGGTGGACATCCCGGATTCATCGACACTGCAGATCAGGGAAAACTTCACAACAGAAGACCTCAGGAATGTTGACGGGTCGCTTCTTGATGCTGCAGTTGGGCCAATATATGTCAAAGGATCGGAACCGGGGGACGTCCTGGAAGTGTCCATAGAAAAACTTGATGTTGCAAGCTGGGGCTGGACCATGGTCTCCTGGGACTTTGGTTTCATAAAGCACAGGTTCAGGGACAGGCTGCTCATATGGGATATTGACCGGGAAGAAGCCACAGCCAGGGGCGATTTCCTGAATGGCATCAGGATACCGGTTTCCCCGTTCCTTGGAATAATCGGCACCGCACCTTCTACTGGGAAACATGGGATGATACCGCCGCAGTACTTCGGTGGAAACATGGATAACAGGCTGCTTGGCCAGGGATCGAAAGTCTACCTTCCTGTGTCTGTTCCCGGTGCGCTTCTTTCGGTAGCAGATCCCCATGCCGCCCAGGGTGATGGGGAGGTTTGCGGAACTGCCATTGAAACCATGGCCACAGCAAGGCTGAAAGTCAACCTAATGAAGGGTTCCTCCATAAGCGCTCCGCGTGCCTTTTCCAACGACCGTGGGCTTGGCCCAGTGGTTGTAACAATGGGGATTTCACCGGATATCCACACGGCATGCAGCGATGCCATTGAAAACATGATTGAGGAATTGCAAACCTATGGATTCACTGACGAAGAGGCATATGCGCTTTGCAGTGTTACCGGAAACCTCAGGATAAGCGAAGTGGTGGACGAGCCGAATTACGTGGTGAGCATGCTGGTGCCCAAGGAGATTGCCAGGCAGAGATTGGCTTAG
- a CDS encoding PTO1314 family radical SAM protein, with protein MALLRPVVGRSILRSMKGINGSKVPVIAGHKLLYGCNLKCSMCPFWRREDEELLSLDDEIRMMEALKRGGVSFLGFEGGEPLLRKDIGDILQESHKRFHTSMVSNGWLLKARLNDVKDHLNYLFVSLDGIGELHDTLRGVSGSFKHAVEGIQAARDHIPMAISSTITRDNMHQAKDLVDLAVKLKVSINFQIAYDYSTADPKSPDRTRLLDAINTLKTMKNEGYPIVNSSQYFEAVVNSWYLGESWRCKPWLTINIDPSGRIVQPCYVLNEYKGDLKVWDVDIRKVWNSYDWEPYEKCNKCALACYLEPSLFSWKNPSMVKERILDNVVSFISGDLS; from the coding sequence ATGGCGCTTTTGAGGCCTGTAGTGGGCAGAAGCATACTGAGATCAATGAAGGGAATCAACGGATCAAAGGTTCCTGTTATCGCGGGCCACAAACTGCTTTACGGTTGCAATCTAAAATGCAGCATGTGCCCTTTCTGGAGAAGGGAGGATGAAGAACTCCTGAGCCTTGATGACGAGATAAGGATGATGGAGGCACTCAAGCGTGGCGGAGTCTCATTCCTGGGTTTTGAGGGCGGAGAGCCACTACTCAGGAAGGATATAGGAGACATACTTCAGGAGTCCCATAAGAGGTTCCACACATCCATGGTAAGCAATGGTTGGCTCCTTAAAGCCAGGCTGAATGATGTCAAGGATCACCTGAATTACCTATTTGTATCACTTGATGGCATCGGAGAACTCCACGATACCCTTCGCGGGGTCAGCGGCTCTTTCAAGCATGCTGTGGAAGGGATCCAGGCAGCCAGGGATCATATCCCAATGGCCATCAGTTCCACAATAACAAGGGACAATATGCATCAGGCGAAAGATCTGGTGGATCTAGCTGTAAAGCTCAAGGTGAGCATAAATTTCCAGATTGCATACGACTATTCAACAGCTGACCCAAAATCTCCCGATCGCACCAGGCTCCTGGATGCCATCAACACACTTAAGACCATGAAGAATGAAGGATATCCGATCGTGAATTCTTCCCAGTACTTCGAGGCTGTTGTAAATTCATGGTATCTTGGTGAAAGCTGGAGATGCAAGCCATGGCTCACCATAAACATCGATCCATCTGGAAGGATCGTCCAGCCATGTTATGTCCTCAATGAGTACAAGGGGGACCTGAAAGTCTGGGACGTTGATATCAGGAAGGTATGGAATTCCTATGACTGGGAACCCTACGAGAAGTGCAACAAATGTGCACTGGCTTGCTACCTTGAACCGTCTCTGTTCTCATGGAAAAATCCATCAATGGTCAAGGAGAGGATACTGGACAATGTGGTCTCCTTCATATCTGGAGACCTTTCATGA
- a CDS encoding MFS transporter, with protein sequence MVQYKWVALSNTTIGVLMASINSTIMLISLPAIFRGINIDPFSSGSFVYLLWILMGYMVVTAVMLVTVGRLSDIFGRVRLFNFGFLIFTVGSILLFITPNKGDLGAQEIIIFRMVQAIGGSFLFANSAAIITDSFGPTERGKAMGINQIAALAGSLVGLILGGLLATINWRYVFLVSVPVGILGTVWSYLKLKDHSIRHKEQKIDIAGNITFAGGLTLILLGITYGLMPYGTSSMGWGNPWVITSIIAGFAMVVAFVLVERVVAQPMFNLSLFKNRAFTTGSVAGMLQSMGMGGAMFMIIILLQGVWLPLHGYSYTSVPFWAGIYMIPMMAGFVVLGPISGAISDRAGARTISTIGMAISAVSFILLSTLSYNFSYPVFGAMLFMMGSGMGLFAAPNITAIMNSVQPQLRGVASGMRATLQNTGQTASMGIFFTIVLVSLTSKLPSAFTVALGQAGAPELIPFFIKIPPTSALFSAFLGYNPVATILGLFPKGSVSSILNPGVVTYLEGKTWFPHALAGAFMGALRMSFYIGAAIFAMAALLSALRGKRYIYGESTTAEMKEKSDSAVQSPLSSPGMSKAQEANIDPEAKSSGKDLTADDVINKRDNARLNTAEESVD encoded by the coding sequence ATGGTACAATATAAATGGGTTGCACTGTCAAATACCACAATTGGAGTGCTGATGGCTTCGATCAACAGCACCATCATGCTGATATCCCTACCTGCAATATTCCGTGGCATAAATATAGATCCATTCTCATCAGGTTCCTTCGTTTACCTTCTCTGGATACTTATGGGCTACATGGTTGTTACAGCCGTGATGCTTGTCACCGTGGGCAGGCTCTCAGATATTTTTGGAAGGGTAAGGCTCTTCAACTTCGGTTTCCTGATTTTCACGGTTGGATCAATACTGCTTTTCATAACACCCAACAAGGGTGACCTTGGTGCCCAGGAGATCATAATATTCCGTATGGTACAGGCAATAGGGGGATCATTCCTCTTCGCCAATTCAGCTGCAATAATAACGGACAGCTTTGGCCCAACAGAACGTGGCAAGGCCATGGGCATAAACCAGATAGCTGCTCTGGCCGGATCACTGGTGGGCCTGATTCTTGGGGGTCTTCTTGCCACAATTAACTGGAGGTACGTATTTCTGGTGAGTGTGCCCGTGGGCATACTTGGAACAGTGTGGTCATACCTCAAACTTAAAGACCACTCCATAAGGCACAAGGAACAGAAGATTGACATTGCTGGAAATATTACATTTGCTGGCGGACTCACACTTATCCTTTTGGGCATTACATACGGCCTGATGCCCTACGGGACGTCATCAATGGGCTGGGGAAACCCATGGGTCATAACATCCATAATTGCAGGGTTTGCAATGGTTGTGGCATTCGTGCTTGTTGAGAGGGTTGTAGCACAGCCAATGTTCAACCTCTCACTTTTCAAGAACAGAGCGTTCACCACAGGGAGCGTTGCAGGGATGCTGCAATCAATGGGCATGGGCGGGGCAATGTTCATGATCATAATCCTTCTGCAGGGAGTCTGGCTCCCTCTCCATGGGTACTCATACACAAGCGTTCCTTTCTGGGCAGGCATATACATGATACCCATGATGGCAGGCTTCGTTGTTCTGGGTCCAATCAGCGGTGCTATCTCAGACAGGGCAGGTGCCAGGACAATATCCACAATCGGAATGGCAATCAGTGCCGTCTCCTTCATACTGCTTTCAACCCTGAGCTATAATTTTTCATATCCTGTTTTCGGTGCAATGCTGTTTATGATGGGTTCAGGGATGGGTCTATTCGCGGCCCCAAATATAACGGCAATTATGAACTCAGTTCAGCCGCAGCTTCGTGGCGTTGCTTCAGGCATGAGAGCCACACTGCAGAACACAGGCCAGACTGCAAGCATGGGCATATTCTTCACCATAGTTCTCGTATCGCTCACATCAAAACTCCCATCGGCATTTACAGTGGCACTTGGTCAGGCTGGAGCTCCTGAGCTCATCCCGTTTTTCATAAAGATTCCACCCACTTCAGCACTGTTTTCAGCCTTCCTTGGATATAACCCGGTTGCCACCATACTGGGACTGTTTCCAAAGGGATCGGTCTCTTCCATTCTGAATCCAGGTGTTGTGACATACCTTGAAGGTAAGACCTGGTTCCCGCATGCCCTGGCCGGGGCCTTCATGGGGGCCCTGAGGATGTCGTTCTACATAGGTGCAGCAATATTCGCAATGGCAGCCCTTCTATCGGCGCTCAGAGGAAAAAGATACATATACGGTGAATCAACAACTGCCGAAATGAAGGAAAAGAGTGATAGTGCAGTACAATCTCCCTTGAGCAGCCCTGGCATGTCAAAGGCCCAGGAGGCCAATATCGATCCAGAGGCCAAATCATCAGGGAAAGATTTAACTGCAGATGATGTTATAAATAAGAGGGATAACGCAAGATTGAACACTGCGGAGGAATCAGTTGACTGA
- a CDS encoding MarR family winged helix-turn-helix transcriptional regulator, which yields MTEEKKESSCDLDTIDLWHIFSRVFRNGKKLIERELEKIGIKPTELRVLFSLSKDHDTTMNSLATENDVTGPWITGVVDELEKKGYVTKVRSATDRRIIKVSITEYGNEALAQGIKVYNKLIELVLRNLSPEESAEFRSILSKIEIALSDQADR from the coding sequence TTGACTGAAGAAAAGAAGGAATCATCCTGCGATCTGGATACAATCGATCTATGGCACATATTTTCCCGTGTCTTCAGGAATGGAAAGAAGCTCATAGAGCGGGAGCTTGAGAAAATTGGCATAAAGCCCACGGAACTGAGGGTACTTTTTTCACTCTCAAAGGATCACGACACAACCATGAACTCGCTGGCCACGGAGAATGATGTTACGGGGCCATGGATAACCGGGGTTGTAGATGAGCTTGAAAAGAAAGGGTACGTGACAAAAGTAAGGAGTGCCACAGATCGAAGAATAATCAAAGTTTCAATAACTGAATATGGGAATGAGGCCCTTGCGCAGGGGATAAAGGTATACAACAAGCTCATAGAGCTCGTTTTAAGGAATCTTTCCCCGGAAGAATCTGCCGAATTCAGGTCAATACTGTCAAAGATAGAGATTGCGCTCAGTGATCAGGCGGACAGGTAA